The following coding sequences lie in one Fusobacterium sp. genomic window:
- the rpmI gene encoding 50S ribosomal protein L35, giving the protein MPKMKTHRGAKKRIKVTGTGKFIVKHSGKSHILTKKDRKRKNSLKKDLVVTDTLKKHMQGLLPYGVGR; this is encoded by the coding sequence ATGCCAAAAATGAAGACTCACAGAGGAGCAAAAAAGAGAATTAAAGTAACAGGGACTGGAAAATTTATTGTTAAACATTCTGGAAAAAGCCATATCTTAACTAAAAAAGATAGAAAAAGAAAAAACAGCCTAAAGAAAGATTTAGTAGTTACTGACACTTTAAAGAAACATATGCAAGGGTTATTACCATATGGAGTAGGAAGATAA
- the infC gene encoding translation initiation factor IF-3 encodes MISEKIRINEKIKGREFRIISSTGEQLGVMSANEALELARQEDLDLVEISPTAKPPVCKIMDFGKYRYEQTRKAKEAKKNQKQVVIKEVKVTARIDTHDLETKMGQIEKFLSKENKVKVTLVLFGRERMHATLGIDTLNEIAEKFAEIADADKKYNEKQKHIILTPKKS; translated from the coding sequence ATTATTTCTGAAAAAATTAGAATCAACGAAAAAATTAAAGGAAGAGAATTTAGAATTATCTCTTCAACAGGAGAACAATTAGGAGTTATGTCAGCTAATGAAGCTTTGGAGTTAGCAAGACAGGAAGATTTAGATCTAGTAGAGATTTCACCTACTGCGAAGCCACCAGTATGTAAAATAATGGACTTTGGAAAATACAGATATGAACAAACAAGAAAAGCTAAAGAAGCTAAAAAGAATCAAAAGCAGGTAGTAATAAAAGAAGTAAAAGTTACTGCTAGAATAGATACTCATGATTTAGAAACAAAAATGGGTCAAATTGAAAAATTTCTATCTAAAGAAAATAAAGTAAAAGTTACTTTAGTTTTATTTGGAAGGGAAAGAATGCATGCTACACTTGGAATAGATACTCTAAATGAAATAGCAGAAAAATTTGCTGAGATTGCAGATGCAGATAAAAAATATAACGAAAAGCAAAAACACATTATATTAACACCTAAAAAGAGTTAA